The DNA window ACCCTAGTGGCATTTGAAATAGTCGAAAGGCTCCAGACAGTCCTTGCAGCGATAGCTGGCCTTGCACGGGGTCGAGCCGAACTGGCTGATCCGTTCGGTATTGCCCGACCCGCAGCGCGGACATTCGATCACCAGATTGGACTGGCCCGACAGCCGCGCCGCGCGCGCCGCCATGCCGCCATCCGAGGCGGTACCATCGACGGGCGGCGCGATGCCATAGGCGCGCAGCTTGTCGCGGCCTTCCTGCGTGACCCAATCGGTCGTCCAGGGTGGGGAAAGCCGGCGTTCCAGCCGCACATCGCCGACGCCGCGATCGCGCAGATGGCTTTCGATCGCCAGATCGATCACCGCCGTCGCGGGACAGCCCGAATAGGTCGGGGTGACGGCAACCACCAGCGTCTCGTCGTCCCACCGGAAATCGCGCACGATTCCCAGATCGACGACCGAGACGACCGGAATCTCGGGGTCCGGCACCTCGGCCAGCCATTCCCAGATCTGCGTATCGGACGGAACGGACATCGCGCTGCCCCTACCAGCTTGCGCCGGGATAGGCGCGCTGAAGAAACTGCATCTCGGCCAGAATGAAGCCCAGATGTTCGGTGTGACGACCCTGCTTGCCGCCCTGATGCACGTCGTTGCGGCCTTCGGGGATCTCCAGCGTGGCTTCGGTCAGGATCTCGGTCACCGTCTCGCGCCATGCCGGTTCCAGTTCGGCCAGCGACG is part of the Paracoccus stylophorae genome and encodes:
- the paaD gene encoding 1,2-phenylacetyl-CoA epoxidase subunit PaaD, whose protein sequence is MSVPSDTQIWEWLAEVPDPEIPVVSVVDLGIVRDFRWDDETLVVAVTPTYSGCPATAVIDLAIESHLRDRGVGDVRLERRLSPPWTTDWVTQEGRDKLRAYGIAPPVDGTASDGGMAARAARLSGQSNLVIECPRCGSGNTERISQFGSTPCKASYRCKDCLEPFDYFKCH